Proteins co-encoded in one Papaver somniferum cultivar HN1 chromosome 5, ASM357369v1, whole genome shotgun sequence genomic window:
- the LOC113278351 gene encoding major latex protein 15-like has product MAHHHTISGLIGKLTTISEVNCEAHHYYEIWKHHEDMPNAVPHQYTGVKVVEGHGLTSGCIKEWDYVHEGQTLVVKEKTTFDDETMTICHSAVGGDVLKDYKKFDAILDVNPKADGKGCTVSWTIDYEKLNEDSPVPINYLAFLQKNIEDLNTHLCDKPE; this is encoded by the exons ATGGCTCATCACCATACCATTTCAGGTCTGATCGGGAAACTTACAACTATATCGGAGGTTAACTGCGAAGCTCACCATTACTACGAAATTTGGAAGCACCACGAAGACATGCCAAACGCGGTACCACATCAGTACACCGGTGTCAAGGTTGTCGAGGGACATGGGCTTACTTCTGGCTGTATCAAGGAATGGGATTATGTTCATG AGGGTCAAACACTGGTTGTTAAAGAGAAAACAACATTCGACGATGAAACAATGACGATATGTCACAGTGCGGTGGGAGGAGACGTGCTGAAAGATTACAAGAAGTTTGATGCAATTCTAGATGTTAACCCAAAGGCTGATGGAAAGGGCTGTACCGTGAGTTGGACTATCGATTATGAGAAGCTTAACGAGGATTCTCCCGTTCCTATCAATTATTTGGCTTTCTTGCAAAAGAATATCGAGGACTTGAACACTCATCTTTGCGATAAACCTGAATAA